One region of Brachybacterium saurashtrense genomic DNA includes:
- a CDS encoding serine protein kinase RIO: protein MTSSFDRDAFFARSMYTLSLAELDEDQRWSTWPETAHTLDRGPQPFPDWVVQHDGAVDTELGILKTGKEADAFLLERALPAAQRTGAPGEETLLVAKRYRAPELTTFHRSSAYTEGRRTKDTREARAIAKGTAFGRQAAAGQWARTEFEVLGRLWRAGVPVPYPVQIVGTELLMEFVGTDDVDGAVAAPRLQETRPDAATAERWARRLREAVLQLAELGLVHGDLSPYNVLADSRQAAPDPVIIDVPQVIDLIANPHGGEYLRRDCATICTWLCAQGAPPSAADPEEWCAAAWRAGTRS from the coding sequence ATGACATCGTCCTTCGACAGGGACGCCTTCTTCGCCCGGTCCATGTACACCCTCTCCCTCGCCGAGCTCGACGAGGACCAGCGCTGGTCCACCTGGCCCGAGACCGCCCACACCCTCGACCGCGGCCCCCAGCCCTTCCCCGACTGGGTGGTCCAGCACGACGGCGCGGTCGACACCGAGCTGGGCATCCTCAAGACCGGCAAGGAGGCCGACGCCTTCCTGCTCGAGCGCGCCCTGCCCGCCGCGCAGCGCACCGGCGCGCCCGGCGAGGAGACGCTGCTGGTCGCCAAGCGGTACCGCGCCCCGGAGCTGACCACCTTCCACCGCAGCAGCGCCTACACCGAGGGCCGCCGCACCAAGGACACCCGCGAGGCGCGCGCGATCGCCAAGGGCACCGCCTTCGGCCGGCAGGCCGCCGCCGGGCAGTGGGCCCGCACCGAGTTCGAGGTGCTGGGCCGGCTGTGGCGGGCCGGGGTGCCGGTCCCCTACCCGGTGCAGATCGTGGGCACCGAGCTGCTGATGGAGTTCGTCGGCACCGATGACGTCGACGGCGCGGTGGCCGCCCCGCGCCTGCAGGAGACGCGCCCGGACGCCGCGACCGCGGAGCGCTGGGCGCGGCGGCTGCGGGAGGCGGTGCTGCAGCTGGCGGAGCTCGGCTTGGTCCACGGCGACCTCTCCCCGTACAACGTGCTCGCCGATTCTCGGCAGGCCGCGCCGGACCCGGTGATCATCGACGTCCCGCAGGTGATCGACCTGATCGCGAACCCGCACGGCGGGGAGTACCTGCGCCGGGACTGCGCCACGATCTGCACCTGGCTGTGCGCGCAGGGCGCCCCGCCGTCGGCCGCCGATCCCGAGGAGTGGTGCGCCGCCGCGTGGCGCGCGGGGACGCGGAGCTGA
- a CDS encoding VOC family protein: MFLENLGIDALDPLRLGRFWEEALGTATLTATPELYETRLALDGEAYLDLCFARVPAPNTAPPRLHLDLLGGAAQEEVAARLRALGARDLDIGQGEVPWTVLGDVEGGAFCVMEEREAYTRTGPIAALPMDSSDPVRDAEFWAWLSGWVPAPGVAPRTLRHRSGRGPLLELCPEPEPKRPGAKNPIHLDVRLEAGEEPDVIAAGIAARGGEELHPDWGELPWRVFRDPSGNEFCVLPAPGAAA; the protein is encoded by the coding sequence ATGTTCCTCGAGAACCTCGGCATCGACGCCCTCGACCCGCTCCGCCTGGGCCGCTTCTGGGAGGAGGCGCTCGGCACCGCCACCCTCACCGCGACGCCGGAGCTGTACGAGACCCGCCTCGCCCTCGACGGCGAGGCCTACCTCGACCTGTGCTTCGCCCGCGTGCCCGCCCCGAACACCGCGCCCCCGCGCCTCCACCTCGACCTCCTCGGGGGAGCGGCGCAGGAGGAGGTCGCCGCGCGCCTGCGCGCCCTCGGGGCCCGCGATCTCGACATCGGCCAGGGCGAGGTGCCGTGGACGGTGCTCGGCGACGTGGAGGGCGGGGCGTTCTGCGTCATGGAGGAGCGGGAGGCGTACACGCGCACCGGTCCGATCGCGGCCCTGCCGATGGACTCCTCCGATCCGGTGCGGGACGCGGAGTTCTGGGCGTGGCTGAGCGGCTGGGTCCCTGCGCCCGGCGTCGCGCCCCGCACGCTGCGCCACCGGTCCGGGCGCGGCCCGCTGCTGGAGCTGTGCCCGGAGCCGGAGCCCAAGCGCCCCGGCGCCAAGAACCCGATCCACCTCGACGTGCGGCTCGAGGCCGGCGAGGAGCCGGACGTGATCGCCGCCGGGATCGCCGCGCGCGGCGGCGAGGAGCTCCACCCCGACTGGGGCGAGCTGCCCTGGCGGGTGTTCCGCGACCCCTCCGGCAACGAGTTCTGCGTGCTGCCGGCCCCCGGGGCCGCCGCATGA
- a CDS encoding amidohydrolase, giving the protein MLIRQVRPCDAATGEAPATAVDLRLRDGMIAERGPGLRAAPGEEVLDGGGALAIPGLWDQHVHSGQLAQAHARLDTTGAGSVGVILELVRAELAARRESALAPGQALIGFGHRLVDFAVPPTVPALDEAAGAVPAVLIGGDAHHAWLNSAALRALGLPPRDGIVAEEEWFALAPRLPELPGVAEAVATGAAMLQRQALQRGVVGLTDMEWGRPWEVWPGRAPRMRIRTAVYPEQLAAAPGPTGTVLEERGLVTMGPLKVIVDGALGSHSAYTRDAYTDGHGYSGHGVLSVGPEALREALAEARSRGLDAAVHAIGDAAAQVALAAIAEVGIAARIEHAQMLTDDDIDTMAALGVTASVQPAHLLDDRDATETIWPGHGTQAFRLRDLREAGVQLALGSDAPVAPLDPWLAMAAAVHRSADERPAWHPRQQLQPREALAASTDGIDALQVGGPADVVLLEDAEHLFADVPRGTDGLMDEGAAREAGQRLQAAEVLATVVAGRLESQR; this is encoded by the coding sequence GTGCTGATCAGACAGGTGCGGCCGTGCGACGCCGCCACGGGCGAGGCCCCCGCGACCGCGGTGGATCTGCGGCTACGCGACGGGATGATCGCCGAGCGCGGTCCGGGACTGCGCGCCGCGCCGGGCGAGGAGGTGCTCGACGGCGGCGGGGCGCTCGCGATCCCGGGGCTGTGGGATCAGCACGTGCACTCCGGTCAGCTCGCCCAGGCCCATGCCCGCCTGGACACCACCGGGGCCGGCAGCGTGGGAGTGATCCTGGAGCTGGTGCGCGCGGAGCTCGCCGCCCGCCGGGAGTCCGCCCTCGCGCCGGGCCAGGCGCTGATCGGCTTCGGCCACCGCCTGGTGGACTTCGCGGTGCCGCCCACGGTGCCCGCCCTCGACGAGGCCGCCGGCGCGGTGCCGGCGGTGCTGATCGGCGGGGACGCGCACCACGCCTGGCTGAACTCCGCAGCGCTGCGAGCCCTGGGCCTGCCCCCGCGGGACGGGATCGTGGCGGAGGAGGAGTGGTTCGCGCTCGCCCCGCGCCTGCCGGAGCTGCCGGGGGTGGCCGAGGCCGTCGCGACCGGAGCGGCGATGCTGCAGCGACAGGCGCTGCAGCGCGGTGTGGTGGGGCTGACGGACATGGAGTGGGGCCGTCCGTGGGAGGTGTGGCCGGGCCGGGCGCCGCGGATGCGGATCCGCACCGCGGTGTATCCCGAGCAGCTCGCCGCGGCGCCGGGCCCCACGGGCACGGTGCTCGAGGAGCGCGGCCTGGTGACGATGGGCCCGCTGAAGGTGATCGTGGACGGCGCGCTCGGCTCCCACTCCGCCTACACCCGCGACGCCTACACGGACGGGCACGGCTACAGCGGCCACGGGGTGCTCAGCGTGGGTCCCGAGGCGCTGCGGGAGGCTCTGGCCGAGGCGCGCTCGCGGGGCCTGGACGCCGCGGTGCACGCCATCGGCGACGCCGCCGCGCAGGTGGCGCTCGCGGCGATCGCCGAGGTGGGGATCGCGGCCCGGATCGAGCACGCGCAGATGCTCACCGACGACGACATCGACACGATGGCCGCGCTCGGCGTCACCGCCTCGGTGCAGCCCGCGCACCTGCTGGACGACCGCGACGCCACCGAGACGATCTGGCCCGGCCACGGCACGCAGGCGTTCCGGCTGCGGGATCTGCGGGAGGCCGGGGTGCAGCTGGCGCTGGGCTCCGACGCCCCCGTGGCGCCGCTGGACCCGTGGCTGGCGATGGCCGCCGCCGTGCACCGCAGCGCCGACGAGCGCCCCGCCTGGCATCCGCGCCAGCAGCTTCAGCCGCGCGAGGCCCTCGCCGCCTCGACCGACGGGATCGACGCGCTGCAGGTGGGCGGCCCGGCGGACGTGGTGCTGCTCGAGGACGCGGAGCACCTGTTCGCCGACGTGCCCCGCGGCACGGACGGGCTGATGGACGAGGGCGCCGCCCGGGAGGCCGGGCAGCGCCTGCAGGCCGCGGAGGTGCTGGCCACGGTGGTGGCGGGACGGCTCGAGTCGCAGCGCTGA
- a CDS encoding ABC transporter ATP-binding protein, whose product MSETAAPAPPPTNAPAPARPSALDVPAALRLTGVRRHYGAVRALDGLDLEIRRGEVVALLGPNGAGKSTAMEMMVGLARPDAGTVRVLGTDPTTAARTGLIGAMLQGGALLPDQRVRAMLRMLHALHAHPLPLPEVVARADIAELMPRKMGALSGGQAQRVRFAIALLGDPQVLLLDEPTVGMDVGARRAFWDRMREVAASRRTVVFATHHLEEAEREAARVIVMDGGRVVADGTGAEIGAIVGGRVLTLRGATTREIAALPGVAEADADETAPGRVRAVCTDADAALAALFTGPLAGRVHDLLVTAPGLEEAFLTITAHEETR is encoded by the coding sequence ATGTCCGAGACCGCCGCCCCCGCCCCTCCGCCGACGAACGCGCCCGCTCCCGCCCGGCCCTCCGCCCTCGATGTCCCCGCCGCGCTCCGCCTCACCGGGGTGCGCCGGCACTACGGCGCGGTGCGCGCCCTCGACGGCCTCGACCTGGAGATCCGCCGCGGCGAGGTGGTGGCGCTGCTGGGCCCCAACGGCGCCGGCAAGTCCACCGCGATGGAGATGATGGTGGGCCTGGCGCGCCCCGATGCCGGCACGGTGCGGGTGCTGGGCACCGACCCGACCACCGCCGCCCGCACCGGGCTGATCGGCGCCATGCTGCAGGGCGGCGCGCTGCTGCCGGACCAGCGGGTGCGGGCCATGCTGCGGATGCTCCACGCCCTGCACGCCCACCCGCTGCCCCTGCCCGAGGTGGTCGCCCGGGCGGACATCGCCGAGCTCATGCCCCGGAAGATGGGCGCCCTCTCCGGCGGCCAGGCTCAGCGGGTGCGCTTCGCGATCGCGCTGCTCGGCGACCCCCAGGTGCTGCTGCTGGACGAGCCCACCGTGGGCATGGACGTGGGTGCCCGCCGCGCCTTCTGGGACCGGATGCGGGAGGTCGCCGCGAGCCGCCGCACCGTCGTCTTCGCCACCCACCACCTCGAGGAGGCCGAGCGCGAGGCGGCCCGCGTGATCGTGATGGACGGCGGGCGGGTGGTCGCCGACGGCACCGGGGCCGAGATCGGGGCGATCGTCGGCGGGCGCGTGCTCACCCTGCGCGGCGCGACCACCCGCGAGATCGCCGCCCTGCCGGGCGTCGCGGAGGCCGACGCCGACGAGACCGCGCCCGGCCGCGTCCGGGCCGTGTGCACCGACGCCGACGCCGCCCTGGCGGCCCTGTTCACCGGGCCGCTCGCCGGGAGGGTGCACGACCTGCTCGTCACCGCCCCCGGCCTCGAGGAGGCCTTCCTGACGATCACCGCGCACGAGGAGACACGATGA
- a CDS encoding ABC transporter permease, whose amino-acid sequence MSTAAPATAAAPSAATRTLRYALHTTGMTVTNVVFMVFTIALPVGMYLLFSMMFGQEGAGQARGVIMVNMAAYGGLGAAVTAGTQIQEDQRSGFLRQLIVAGLSPRSFLAGSVMAASAVILPALAAVGLVGVATGVEVGPGSFLATVAVLWLGLLPTILLGIVLGMLLKGGAAMAGGVVTMMAMAIFGGLWMPLEMFPEWMQQIGRAMPTYWISQLGEWTLQGGELPVIGLLVIGAWSLALGALCALGLRHAVGLTRR is encoded by the coding sequence ATGAGCACCGCCGCCCCTGCCACCGCCGCCGCCCCGTCGGCCGCGACCCGCACCCTGCGCTACGCGCTGCACACCACGGGCATGACCGTCACCAACGTCGTGTTCATGGTGTTCACCATTGCGCTGCCGGTGGGGATGTACCTGCTGTTCTCCATGATGTTCGGGCAGGAGGGCGCAGGCCAGGCGCGCGGCGTGATCATGGTGAACATGGCCGCCTACGGCGGGCTCGGCGCCGCCGTCACCGCCGGCACCCAGATCCAGGAGGACCAGCGCAGCGGCTTCCTGCGCCAGCTGATCGTGGCCGGGCTGTCCCCGCGCTCCTTCCTCGCCGGCTCGGTGATGGCCGCCAGCGCCGTGATCCTCCCGGCCCTGGCGGCCGTGGGCCTGGTGGGCGTGGCCACCGGTGTCGAGGTCGGGCCGGGGTCCTTCCTGGCCACCGTCGCGGTGCTCTGGCTCGGGCTGCTGCCCACCATCCTCCTCGGCATCGTGCTGGGCATGCTGCTGAAGGGCGGCGCCGCGATGGCCGGCGGCGTGGTCACCATGATGGCGATGGCGATCTTCGGCGGGCTGTGGATGCCGCTGGAGATGTTCCCGGAGTGGATGCAGCAGATCGGCCGGGCGATGCCCACCTACTGGATCTCGCAGCTGGGCGAATGGACCCTGCAGGGCGGCGAGCTCCCCGTCATCGGGCTGCTGGTGATCGGGGCCTGGAGCCTCGCCCTCGGCGCGCTGTGCGCCCTCGGTCTCCGCCACGCCGTGGGCCTGACCCGGCGCTGA
- a CDS encoding sensor histidine kinase, whose translation MQAAGETDRETWVHGTEDEDAARPLTPRGILRAARDSGGLAFSIPPVLFILVPIVFAWTQSPGPAAALATAMLLLYGAMFVATCGIGLYPLRVRLLWLALCTLVLLALLPLLGVNVLYMVMFQAMTHVLLLPWRWAVPSMLGVCLLVLVLAIATGVPIAAGLAVMGAVMAWGIGAGIRQQMLQEQLEAAQRRNAVLAVAAERERIGRDLHDLVGHSLTSLIISAQLARRLLETDPPAARDQLEHIEGTVRQALADVRATASGMQTVRAATEIASARTVLATVGIRAEVPTALPPLHDDLAELFGYVIREGVTNIVRHSHAGSAAITVTEDTVTVADDGIGIPHGAARSGLRGLEARVALAGGRLELRSGEDGTALTARMGEAS comes from the coding sequence ATGCAGGCGGCAGGCGAGACGGACCGGGAGACCTGGGTGCACGGCACCGAGGACGAGGACGCCGCGCGCCCCCTCACCCCGCGCGGCATCCTGCGGGCGGCGCGGGACTCCGGCGGGCTCGCGTTCTCGATCCCGCCGGTGCTGTTCATCCTCGTCCCGATCGTGTTCGCGTGGACCCAGTCCCCCGGCCCCGCGGCGGCGCTGGCGACGGCAATGCTGCTGCTGTACGGGGCGATGTTCGTCGCCACCTGCGGCATCGGGCTGTACCCGCTGCGGGTGCGGCTGCTCTGGCTGGCGCTGTGCACCCTCGTGCTGCTGGCCCTGCTGCCGCTGCTCGGCGTGAACGTGCTGTACATGGTGATGTTCCAGGCCATGACCCACGTGCTGCTGCTGCCGTGGCGCTGGGCGGTGCCCTCCATGCTCGGCGTCTGCCTGCTGGTGCTGGTGCTCGCGATCGCGACGGGCGTGCCGATCGCGGCGGGCCTGGCGGTGATGGGTGCGGTGATGGCCTGGGGGATCGGGGCGGGCATCCGCCAGCAGATGCTGCAGGAGCAGCTCGAGGCCGCCCAGCGCCGCAACGCCGTGCTCGCCGTCGCCGCCGAGCGCGAGCGCATCGGCCGCGACCTCCACGACCTCGTCGGCCACTCCCTCACCTCGCTGATCATCTCCGCGCAGCTCGCCCGGCGCCTGCTGGAGACCGATCCGCCCGCCGCGCGGGACCAGCTCGAGCACATCGAGGGCACCGTGCGCCAGGCGCTCGCCGACGTGCGCGCCACCGCCTCCGGCATGCAGACCGTGCGCGCCGCCACCGAGATCGCCTCCGCCCGCACCGTGCTGGCCACCGTGGGCATCCGCGCCGAGGTGCCCACCGCGCTGCCGCCCCTGCACGACGACCTCGCCGAGCTGTTCGGCTACGTGATCCGCGAAGGGGTCACCAACATCGTGCGCCACTCCCACGCCGGGAGCGCCGCGATCACCGTCACCGAGGACACCGTCACCGTCGCCGACGACGGCATCGGCATCCCGCACGGCGCCGCCCGCAGCGGACTGCGCGGGCTCGAGGCCCGGGTCGCGCTCGCCGGCGGCCGGCTCGAGCTGCGCTCCGGCGAGGACGGCACCGCTCTCACGGCACGGATGGGGGAGGCGTCATGA
- a CDS encoding response regulator transcription factor, with product MIRLVVADDQAILRSGLVALLRLEKDLEVVGEAADGAGTLAAVAAHRPDVLLLDVQMPAGTTADGADGPADGIAAAEVLTGQEGAPRIIVLTTFGRAGYLRRTMEAGAHGFMVKDTPVERLVDAIRRVHQGLRVVDPELAAQSLAVGPSPLTAKETEVLQTAAAGAGTAAIARTLFLSEGTVRNHLSSVIGKLGVTNRAEAVRTASDNGWI from the coding sequence ATGATCCGCCTGGTGGTCGCCGACGACCAGGCGATCCTGCGCTCCGGCCTGGTGGCGCTGCTGCGCCTGGAGAAGGACCTCGAGGTGGTGGGGGAGGCGGCCGACGGCGCCGGGACCCTCGCCGCCGTCGCCGCGCACCGCCCCGACGTGCTGCTGCTGGACGTGCAGATGCCCGCCGGCACCACCGCCGACGGCGCCGACGGTCCGGCCGACGGGATCGCCGCCGCCGAGGTGCTCACGGGGCAGGAGGGCGCGCCGCGGATCATCGTGCTGACCACCTTCGGCCGCGCCGGCTACCTGCGCCGCACGATGGAGGCCGGCGCCCACGGCTTCATGGTCAAGGACACCCCGGTGGAGCGGCTGGTGGATGCGATCCGCCGGGTTCACCAGGGGCTGCGGGTGGTGGATCCGGAGCTCGCCGCCCAGTCCCTCGCCGTGGGTCCCAGCCCCCTCACCGCGAAGGAGACGGAGGTGCTGCAGACCGCCGCGGCCGGGGCCGGCACCGCCGCGATCGCCCGCACCCTGTTCCTTTCCGAGGGCACGGTGCGCAACCACCTCTCCTCCGTGATCGGGAAGCTCGGGGTGACCAACCGGGCCGAGGCCGTGAGGACCGCCTCCGACAACGGCTGGATCTGA
- a CDS encoding Na+-dependent transporter has translation MHTLESLLGALIEVSVPAFAIASMLSMGLRTPLRAFRDQMRDRRTVLAVLGANFVVVPAVGTLLVWLLNGLLPHHTGEGFVIALCAAGAPFVLQLGAMARIPYGETAGPMAVLLLGSIVFMPLVVPFLLQDVDVHGWAVAQLLLGTMLSPMVAGIVLGAVFPRRADQLARTAGSVAAVSAVLMFLSGFGANSALVLDLLLSPVLLVAAGLVAMAFLVGRFSGDLAGSTLTVPDGPAILTSQRNIAAALLVARTGTGPEDDGSIVLAILLLSAVGFVMLVPYALASGLVRRRRAGEATSLGVLLGVVGPKAD, from the coding sequence GTGCACACGCTCGAATCCCTGCTCGGCGCGCTGATCGAGGTCAGCGTGCCCGCCTTCGCGATCGCGTCGATGCTCTCCATGGGGTTGCGCACCCCGCTGCGCGCCTTCCGCGACCAGATGCGGGACCGCCGCACCGTCCTCGCGGTGCTGGGCGCGAACTTCGTGGTCGTCCCCGCGGTGGGCACCCTGCTGGTGTGGCTGCTGAACGGACTGCTGCCGCACCACACGGGCGAGGGCTTCGTCATCGCGCTGTGCGCGGCCGGCGCCCCGTTCGTGCTGCAGCTGGGCGCGATGGCCCGCATCCCCTACGGCGAGACCGCCGGTCCGATGGCGGTGCTGCTGCTGGGCTCGATCGTGTTCATGCCGCTGGTGGTGCCGTTTCTGCTGCAGGACGTGGACGTGCACGGCTGGGCGGTGGCGCAGCTGCTGCTGGGCACCATGCTCTCCCCGATGGTCGCCGGGATCGTGCTGGGCGCCGTGTTCCCGCGCCGTGCGGACCAGCTGGCGCGCACCGCCGGCAGCGTCGCCGCCGTCTCCGCGGTGCTGATGTTCCTCTCCGGCTTCGGCGCGAACAGCGCCCTGGTGCTGGACCTCCTGCTCTCCCCGGTGCTGCTGGTCGCGGCGGGCCTGGTGGCGATGGCCTTCCTCGTCGGCCGCTTCTCCGGGGACCTCGCCGGGAGCACCCTCACCGTGCCGGACGGCCCCGCGATCCTCACCAGCCAGCGCAACATCGCCGCCGCCCTGCTCGTGGCCCGCACCGGCACCGGCCCGGAGGACGACGGCTCCATCGTCCTCGCGATCCTGCTGCTGAGCGCCGTCGGCTTCGTGATGCTGGTGCCCTACGCGCTCGCCAGCGGCCTGGTGCGCCGCCGCCGGGCCGGGGAGGCCACCTCCCTGGGGGTGCTGCTGGGTGTGGTGGGCCCGAAGGCGGACTGA
- a CDS encoding ABC transporter ATP-binding protein — MSSLLRILRFTRDLSPLYTAIIICSVLTAAAGLAVPFLIGHATDTVAAAVGGETPTGTAVRTVVLIAAAVLAAELASTVISNVGGWFGDVMSNRMRTILSVRYYDKLLHLPQRWFDGEITGTIVARLNRSITEITNFVKMMSNSFASMLLTTAAVLVISAWYAWPLALLLLVVFPVYVWLTSLTSVKWQRLEGEKNQQVDIASGRFAEVVGQIRVVKSFVRERGELAEFSRRFGSTDATTREQSSHWHRMDVLRRAFLNLVFFGIYTIIFVRTVQGAFSLGEMVLLVQLMSMAKAPVESMSFVIDTAQRAIAGSRDYFRVMETEVDPRIAAVLAARDDEADGAAAAPAVDPVPGAPVVAFRDVSFAYEDGEDVLHGIDFTIDRGEKVALVGESGGGKSTIVNLLLGLYEPRSGSVEVVGRPSDELPLDQLRDRIGVVFQDASLFSGTIRENIAYGRPAASEEEVADAARRANADAFVRRFPDGYAQVIGERGLKLSGGQRQRIAVARAILKDAPVLVLDEATSALDTKSEIQVQKGLDELMTGRTSLIIAHRLSTIAEVDRIITLRDGRIDEIGSPAELAASGGIYAQLLALQSSGDSRRLASFDITG; from the coding sequence GTGTCCTCCCTGCTCCGCATCCTCCGCTTCACCCGTGACCTCTCCCCGCTGTACACCGCGATCATCATCTGCTCGGTGCTCACCGCCGCCGCGGGCCTGGCGGTCCCCTTCCTGATCGGGCACGCCACCGACACCGTCGCGGCCGCCGTGGGCGGGGAGACCCCCACCGGCACCGCCGTGCGCACGGTGGTGCTGATCGCGGCGGCGGTGCTGGCGGCGGAGCTGGCCAGCACCGTGATCTCCAACGTCGGCGGCTGGTTCGGCGACGTGATGAGCAACCGGATGCGCACGATCCTCTCGGTGCGCTACTACGACAAGCTGCTGCACCTGCCGCAGCGCTGGTTCGACGGCGAGATCACCGGCACCATCGTGGCGCGGCTGAACCGGTCGATCACCGAGATCACGAACTTCGTGAAGATGATGTCGAACTCCTTCGCGTCGATGCTGCTCACCACCGCCGCGGTGCTCGTGATCAGCGCCTGGTACGCGTGGCCGCTGGCGCTGCTGCTGCTGGTGGTGTTCCCCGTCTACGTGTGGCTCACCTCGCTCACCTCCGTGAAGTGGCAGCGCCTTGAGGGGGAGAAGAACCAGCAGGTGGACATCGCCTCGGGGCGCTTCGCCGAGGTGGTGGGGCAGATCCGGGTGGTGAAGTCCTTCGTGCGCGAGCGCGGCGAGCTCGCCGAGTTCTCCCGCCGCTTCGGCTCCACCGACGCCACCACCCGCGAGCAGTCCTCGCACTGGCACCGCATGGACGTGCTGCGCCGGGCCTTCCTCAACCTGGTGTTCTTCGGGATCTACACAATCATCTTCGTGCGCACCGTGCAGGGCGCCTTCTCCCTGGGCGAGATGGTGCTGCTGGTGCAGCTGATGAGCATGGCCAAGGCGCCGGTGGAGTCGATGAGCTTCGTGATCGACACCGCGCAGCGCGCGATCGCCGGCTCCCGGGACTACTTCCGGGTGATGGAGACGGAGGTGGATCCGCGGATCGCCGCGGTGCTGGCCGCCCGCGACGACGAGGCGGACGGCGCCGCCGCGGCGCCGGCGGTGGATCCGGTGCCCGGGGCGCCGGTGGTCGCCTTCCGCGACGTCTCCTTCGCCTACGAGGACGGCGAGGACGTGCTGCACGGCATCGACTTCACCATCGACCGCGGCGAGAAGGTGGCGCTGGTGGGGGAGTCCGGCGGCGGGAAGTCCACCATCGTGAACCTGCTGCTGGGGCTGTACGAGCCGCGCAGCGGCAGCGTCGAGGTGGTGGGCCGGCCCAGCGACGAGCTGCCGCTGGACCAGCTGCGCGACCGCATCGGCGTGGTCTTCCAGGACGCCTCCCTGTTCTCCGGCACCATCCGGGAGAACATCGCCTACGGCCGGCCCGCGGCGAGCGAGGAGGAGGTGGCCGACGCCGCCCGTCGGGCCAACGCCGACGCCTTCGTGCGCCGCTTCCCGGACGGCTACGCGCAGGTGATCGGCGAGCGGGGGCTGAAGCTCTCCGGCGGGCAGCGCCAGCGCATCGCGGTGGCGCGGGCGATCCTCAAGGACGCCCCCGTGCTGGTGCTCGACGAGGCCACCTCCGCGTTGGACACCAAGTCGGAGATCCAGGTGCAGAAGGGCCTGGACGAGCTGATGACGGGCCGGACCTCGCTGATCATCGCGCACCGGCTCTCCACCATCGCGGAGGTGGACAGGATCATCACCCTGCGCGACGGGCGGATCGACGAGATCGGCAGCCCGGCCGAGCTCGCGGCCTCCGGCGGCATCTACGCCCAGCTGCTGGCCCTGCAGAGCTCGGGCGACAGCCGGCGCCTGGCGAGCTTCGACATCACCGGCTGA
- a CDS encoding SPFH domain-containing protein, which yields MGFIQAFKGAVGGMLADQWKDFLTVPNGLPQTAALFPAVPQGTNAGRGSNTRGSENVISNGSKILVPQGYGLITVVDGRATGLITEAGGYEFNDSSPDARSVFAGDELLASTVGTSWERFKFGGRPSSQQLAFYVSLKEIPDNRFGTQSEIYWDDAYLNSQVGAVCRGSYTLRIIDPLLFVHNFVPATFISANAPVFDFADMDNKAGSQLFQEVVGSLAQAFSRYTNDPDKGNRISRIQGDSVGFAQSLSAAVEENYRWSSDRGLAIVKTAIVSIEYDQHTRELLRDVQKADALSGARSQSFMNQAAARGVQAAGETGGGAGLAMFGAGMGAAGGMVGAAQPWSPPGQQAPAQQAAPAQQAAPASEDPVAKLAQYKQMLDQGLISDEDYEAAKKAALGL from the coding sequence ATGGGATTCATCCAGGCATTCAAGGGCGCTGTGGGCGGGATGCTCGCCGATCAGTGGAAGGACTTCCTCACCGTGCCCAACGGGCTGCCGCAGACGGCCGCCCTGTTCCCGGCGGTGCCCCAGGGCACCAACGCCGGGCGCGGCTCGAACACCCGCGGCAGCGAGAACGTCATCTCCAACGGCTCGAAGATCCTCGTGCCCCAGGGGTACGGGCTGATCACGGTGGTGGACGGCCGCGCCACCGGTCTGATCACCGAGGCGGGCGGCTACGAGTTCAACGACTCCTCGCCGGACGCCCGCTCCGTGTTCGCCGGGGACGAGCTGCTGGCCTCCACCGTGGGCACCTCCTGGGAGCGCTTCAAGTTCGGCGGCCGCCCCTCCTCGCAGCAGCTCGCCTTCTACGTGAGCCTCAAGGAGATCCCGGACAACCGCTTCGGCACCCAGTCGGAGATCTACTGGGACGACGCCTACCTCAACTCGCAGGTGGGCGCGGTGTGCCGCGGCTCGTACACGCTGCGGATCATCGACCCGCTGCTGTTCGTGCACAACTTCGTGCCCGCCACGTTCATCTCCGCCAACGCGCCCGTGTTCGACTTCGCCGACATGGACAACAAGGCCGGCAGCCAGCTGTTCCAGGAGGTCGTGGGCTCCCTCGCGCAGGCCTTCTCCCGCTACACGAACGATCCGGACAAGGGCAACCGCATCTCCCGCATCCAGGGCGACTCCGTGGGCTTCGCCCAGTCGCTCTCCGCCGCGGTGGAGGAGAACTACCGCTGGTCCAGCGATCGCGGTCTCGCGATCGTGAAGACCGCGATCGTCTCCATCGAGTACGACCAGCACACCCGAGAGCTGCTGCGCGACGTCCAGAAGGCCGACGCCCTCTCCGGGGCCCGCTCGCAGTCCTTCATGAACCAGGCCGCGGCGCGCGGCGTGCAGGCCGCGGGCGAGACCGGCGGCGGTGCGGGACTGGCGATGTTCGGCGCGGGCATGGGCGCCGCCGGGGGCATGGTGGGCGCCGCCCAGCCGTGGTCCCCGCCCGGACAGCAGGCTCCCGCGCAGCAGGCGGCGCCGGCGCAGCAGGCCGCACCGGCCTCCGAGGACCCTGTCGCGAAGCTCGCCCAGTACAAGCAGATGCTGGATCAGGGCCTGATCTCGGACGAGGACTACGAGGCGGCGAAGAAGGCCGCGCTCGGCCTCTGA